One Fusobacterium sp. SYSU M8D902 DNA segment encodes these proteins:
- a CDS encoding tagatose bisphosphate family class II aldolase, whose product MLVSTRQLLLDAQKGKYAVPAFNVHNMETIQTVVEAAVELRSPIIVAATPGTMKYAGPEFFIKLVEICANKYDIPIAMHLDHHESFDEIKNAIQIGTKSAMIDASHFDFEENVRRVKEVVDYAHRYDVTVEGELGVLGGQEDDLVRDSKDSKYTNPAQAKEYVERTGIDSLAVAIGTAHGVYKEEPKLDFERLAEIRAVVDIPLVLHGASGVPADQVKKAIELGITKVNIATELKMPFAAKLREVLVSKPEESDPRKYFGPAKEVMKKVAMEKILMCGSNGKA is encoded by the coding sequence ATGTTAGTATCAACAAGACAATTATTATTAGATGCACAAAAAGGAAAATATGCTGTACCAGCTTTTAATGTACATAATATGGAGACTATTCAAACTGTTGTAGAGGCAGCTGTAGAACTTAGATCACCAATTATCGTAGCTGCTACTCCTGGAACAATGAAATATGCAGGACCAGAATTTTTTATAAAACTAGTTGAGATCTGTGCAAATAAGTATGATATACCAATAGCAATGCACTTAGATCATCACGAAAGCTTTGATGAGATCAAAAATGCTATTCAAATAGGTACAAAATCAGCAATGATAGATGCTTCTCACTTTGATTTTGAAGAGAATGTAAGAAGAGTTAAAGAGGTTGTTGACTATGCTCATAGATACGATGTAACAGTTGAAGGTGAGTTAGGAGTTTTAGGTGGTCAAGAAGATGATCTAGTAAGAGATTCAAAAGATAGTAAATATACAAATCCAGCTCAAGCAAAAGAGTATGTAGAGAGAACTGGAATAGATTCTTTAGCTGTGGCAATAGGGACAGCTCATGGAGTTTACAAAGAGGAACCTAAATTAGATTTTGAAAGATTAGCAGAGATTAGAGCTGTTGTAGATATTCCATTAGTTCTACATGGAGCATCTGGTGTTCCAGCTGACCAAGTTAAAAAGGCTATCGAGCTTGGAATAACAAAAGTTAATATAGCAACAGAATTAAAAATGCCATTTGCTGCAAAATTGAGAGAAGTATTAGTATCTAAACCTGAAGAAAGCGATCCTAGAAAATATTTTGGACCTGCAAAAGAGGTTATGAAAAAGGTGGCAATGGAAAAAATATTAATGTGTGGAAGTAACGGAAAGGCTTAA
- the pfkB gene encoding 1-phosphofructokinase gives MNKILTITLNPAIDVRYSIENFTLGNVNRTKEIEKNAGGKGINVSRIINILGGDILATGIIGGFTGKLFLKKLNENSIKNDFLESEYETRTCIAIVDKNIDGITEILESGKGDLEVSNNFKEKFSEILQDDSIKIICASGSLLKGIDPLMYNTLIEKSNKKRVKFILDTSGETLLAGIEAKPFLIKPNKEELEFILNRKLETEVDIINAGKELICRGAQNVMITLGGSGALLVTADRIYKGTFPKVTIKNTVGSGDSTVGGFAYALSQDRTLSECFKLGIACGTTNAMLDTTGTIDMDILNDILPKIKIEEIIL, from the coding sequence ATGAATAAGATCCTAACTATTACACTGAATCCTGCTATAGATGTTAGATATTCCATTGAAAATTTTACTCTTGGAAATGTAAATAGAACCAAAGAGATAGAAAAAAATGCTGGTGGAAAGGGTATAAACGTAAGTAGAATAATAAATATTTTAGGTGGAGATATTTTAGCTACAGGTATCATTGGTGGCTTTACAGGTAAGTTATTTTTAAAGAAATTAAATGAAAATTCAATAAAAAATGATTTTTTAGAGAGTGAGTACGAAACTAGAACTTGTATAGCTATTGTAGATAAAAATATTGATGGCATTACAGAGATCTTAGAATCTGGAAAAGGAGATCTTGAAGTTTCTAATAATTTCAAAGAAAAATTCTCAGAGATTTTACAAGATGACTCTATAAAAATAATCTGTGCTTCTGGAAGTTTATTAAAAGGAATTGACCCTTTAATGTATAATACTCTTATAGAGAAAAGTAATAAAAAAAGGGTAAAATTTATTCTAGATACCAGTGGTGAAACTCTATTAGCAGGAATAGAAGCTAAACCATTCTTGATAAAACCAAACAAAGAGGAGTTAGAGTTTATCTTAAATAGAAAACTTGAAACTGAAGTTGATATTATCAATGCAGGTAAGGAGTTAATTTGTAGAGGAGCTCAAAATGTAATGATTACTCTTGGAGGTAGTGGAGCTCTATTAGTTACAGCTGATAGGATTTATAAAGGGACTTTCCCTAAAGTTACTATAAAAAACACTGTAGGTTCTGGAGATTCAACAGTAGGTGGTTTTGCATATGCTCTATCTCAAGATAGAACCCTATCTGAATGTTTTAAATTAGGAATTGCCTGTGGAACAACTAATGCTATGTTAGATACTACAGGAACAATAGATATGGATATATTAAATGATATTCTTCCTAAAATAAAGATAGAAGAGATTATATTATAA
- a CDS encoding polysaccharide lyase 8 family protein, producing the protein MKKKLILLCAVLILSNTSFSKDIQKVEEVNYQEQEKNEIKDYRKIRDKWTKFLVGLPQNGKELDFDFSEVARLNEKSADAVYSQINLSKDRKSIFKSAENMTSGVDVLIQYNNLVKLAIAYVTPETKYYKNEKIKNEIVEALEWLYINAYHEDLPELGNWWQWELGIPKKLNEIITLMYEDISKENRIKYLKASEYFQPDAKWSGVSPSATYSSAPNKRVSTGGNRIDTSIISFMRGVLMEDKEEVLEGLNAAVEVGELVTIGDGFYRDGSFIQHDNVAYNGTYAAVLFDGLGLMLYLINGTEFKMEDPRLDNIYESILNGYSYLLINGGINDSVNGRSISRDKSSDIERARILIGSVALLSEGASKNYQDKLKELIKKVVLDNNQYSLVEKETNPLIKSILKEIVESGEIDALDVQGAKVFGAMDRAVYINDKDGKVVVSMHSNRVANYETMNGENIKGWYTGDGMTYIYGKDSSTYTEFWPTVDMYHLPGVTNSINKMGDKAGERRVKALVSPKAFVGGVEGKDSAFVGMDMISWNKQTRMKKSWFMIDGVTLALASNIRSNDGEIHTTIDNRILNNGKIFVNGEELIDGKVIENSKNLSINFNGNYSEENIGYRVIKGPKIKVDIKENKGSWKNIGGTLTEEISKRYFVTYMDHGKDPRKDSYAYLILPMFSKEAVDNYDVSRFEIVKLDEEAHIVKDRNSGVLAMNFWKDSVQEFENIKVFSAMSIIKNEKDDILELYVSDPTQLQNYRSILEIKGNYKVIESSDKGILVKNSKDTTKLEIDLRNNGSTQKIVLQKLNK; encoded by the coding sequence GTGAAGAAAAAATTAATTTTATTATGTGCTGTTTTAATATTGAGTAATACTTCTTTTTCTAAGGATATTCAAAAAGTAGAAGAAGTAAATTATCAAGAACAAGAGAAAAATGAAATAAAAGATTATAGAAAAATAAGGGATAAATGGACAAAATTTTTAGTTGGATTACCTCAGAATGGAAAGGAATTAGATTTTGATTTTTCTGAAGTTGCAAGATTAAATGAGAAGTCAGCTGATGCAGTGTATAGTCAAATAAATCTATCTAAAGATAGAAAATCAATCTTTAAAAGTGCTGAAAATATGACAAGTGGAGTGGATGTATTAATCCAATATAACAACCTAGTTAAGTTAGCAATAGCTTATGTAACACCAGAAACTAAATATTATAAGAATGAGAAGATAAAAAATGAGATAGTTGAAGCTTTAGAATGGTTATATATCAATGCTTATCATGAAGATTTACCAGAATTAGGAAACTGGTGGCAATGGGAGTTAGGAATTCCTAAAAAATTAAATGAGATAATTACATTGATGTATGAAGATATCTCTAAAGAGAATAGGATTAAATATTTGAAAGCCTCAGAATATTTTCAACCAGATGCGAAGTGGTCAGGAGTAAGTCCTTCTGCTACATATTCATCAGCTCCAAACAAAAGAGTATCAACAGGTGGGAATAGAATAGATACTTCTATAATCTCTTTTATGAGAGGAGTTTTAATGGAGGATAAAGAGGAGGTTTTAGAAGGATTAAATGCTGCCGTAGAGGTAGGAGAGCTAGTAACTATAGGAGATGGATTCTATAGAGATGGATCTTTTATTCAACATGACAATGTAGCATATAATGGAACTTATGCAGCTGTACTATTTGATGGGCTAGGATTGATGCTATATTTAATCAATGGAACAGAGTTTAAAATGGAAGATCCTAGATTGGATAATATTTATGAATCGATATTGAATGGATATAGTTATCTTTTGATAAATGGAGGAATAAATGACTCTGTAAATGGAAGATCTATTTCAAGAGATAAGTCAAGTGATATAGAGAGAGCTAGAATTTTAATTGGTTCTGTTGCACTTCTTTCTGAAGGAGCTTCAAAAAATTATCAAGATAAATTGAAAGAGTTAATAAAGAAAGTTGTTTTAGATAACAATCAATACTCATTAGTGGAGAAAGAAACAAACCCTCTTATAAAAAGTATTTTAAAAGAGATAGTAGAAAGTGGAGAGATAGATGCTCTAGATGTACAAGGAGCAAAGGTATTTGGAGCTATGGATAGAGCTGTCTATATAAATGATAAAGATGGAAAAGTAGTAGTATCTATGCATTCAAATAGAGTTGCAAATTATGAAACTATGAATGGAGAAAATATTAAAGGTTGGTATACTGGAGATGGAATGACATATATTTATGGTAAAGATTCTAGTACATATACAGAGTTTTGGCCAACAGTGGATATGTATCACTTACCTGGAGTAACAAATAGTATCAATAAAATGGGAGATAAAGCAGGGGAGAGAAGAGTAAAAGCTCTAGTAAGTCCAAAAGCTTTTGTAGGAGGAGTTGAAGGTAAAGATTCAGCTTTTGTAGGAATGGATATGATCTCTTGGAACAAACAAACTAGAATGAAAAAATCTTGGTTTATGATAGATGGTGTAACTTTAGCACTAGCTTCAAATATCAGAAGTAATGATGGAGAGATACACACTACTATAGATAATAGAATTCTAAATAATGGAAAAATATTTGTTAATGGTGAAGAGTTAATAGATGGAAAAGTTATAGAAAATTCTAAAAATCTTTCAATAAACTTTAATGGTAATTATTCTGAAGAAAATATAGGATACAGAGTAATCAAAGGACCAAAAATAAAAGTAGATATTAAGGAGAATAAAGGTTCTTGGAAAAATATAGGTGGAACTTTAACTGAGGAGATAAGTAAGAGATATTTTGTTACTTATATGGATCATGGAAAGGATCCAAGAAAAGATAGTTATGCTTATTTAATACTTCCAATGTTTTCCAAAGAAGCCGTAGATAACTATGATGTTTCAAGATTTGAAATAGTTAAATTGGATGAGGAAGCTCATATAGTAAAAGATAGAAATAGTGGAGTATTAGCTATGAATTTTTGGAAGGATAGTGTACAGGAGTTTGAAAATATAAAAGTATTTTCAGCAATGTCAATTATCAAAAATGAAAAAGATGATATATTAGAACTATATGTAAGTGATCCAACACAACTTCAAAACTATAGATCAATACTTGAAATTAAAGGAAATTATAAAGTGATTGAAAGTAGTGATAAAGGTATTTTGGTAAAAAATAGTAAAGATACAACAAAATTAGAGATAGATTTAAGAAATAATGGAAGCACTCAAAAAATAGTTTTACAAAAATTGAATAAATAA
- a CDS encoding PTS sugar transporter subunit IIA has product MYGVIVATHGNYASGLKSTIKLVCGEMENLRTVDYVAEMSVTDLEKKYEEAMEELKAYDKIIFLTDIFGGTPFNRAAMKYAGNDNVKILAGVNFTLVYSALTADSDDIDEDIAEMIEAAKDEIAEFKPEKPNNDDDNFDDGI; this is encoded by the coding sequence ATGTATGGAGTAATTGTTGCAACTCACGGAAACTATGCAAGTGGATTAAAAAGTACTATAAAATTAGTATGTGGAGAGATGGAAAACCTAAGAACTGTAGATTATGTAGCAGAGATGTCTGTTACTGATCTAGAAAAAAAATATGAAGAAGCTATGGAAGAGTTAAAAGCTTATGATAAAATCATATTTTTAACAGATATTTTTGGTGGAACTCCATTCAATAGAGCAGCTATGAAATATGCTGGAAATGATAATGTTAAAATTTTAGCTGGAGTTAACTTTACTTTAGTATACTCAGCTTTAACTGCTGATTCAGATGATATAGATGAGGATATAGCTGAAATGATAGAAGCTGCTAAAGATGAGATTGCTGAATTTAAACCTGAAAAGCCTAATAATGATGATGACAACTTTGATGATGGGATTTAA
- a CDS encoding heparinase II/III family protein, producing MELLKDYQSYFFRNSFVERVRKEDNDFISEIMKRCEYLLNDEIVFTDSMDMESSFIPYKINDYKWKDTPNGDEEWCFMLSRNGFTLDLALAYLLTDKQEYLLKWKDLVFSFIREEGEPNSENKRCWRTLDTGLRLGFWVRSLVYIRKENFTEQEWKELLTSMEVHREYLKSNFKDKLLLSNWGVLALSGLILSVLFEKESVKNYRDIWDKLETTIELQFTEDGIQWEQSPLYHHEVILNYAHILQISETLSIELPINLREILKRFVKSAYYMCDQKDYLLALNDSDYVDFSYVYDFYRGMQLLNDKDSNYLKNLKSKVLLGDYYLSKMDEPVKEKYEDSYYDNMAGLAVVKDEDYYLTCFNGLHGSSHGQSSQGAITLNYRGTPILIDGGRYSYTECRERIELNSDFSHNTATLEKLKGTVIKNSWEYERLIEPLGMSVKNRDELSFVEMVWLAKNNENMGVFRRDVFLFKDIKTLVVIDDVKVDKEDRLEAYFHLNDKVQFSLEKGTLKTDDIFVYSDGDISTFTHYHSPRYNQLKEHTAIKISNNNFVATVISLEKDIEIENIPVHQNNRDEEFESCKGIKLSLGGKIKEIYVNSSEIVKHDKLLIGDNNHMFYGSVVVFENGNRIRIK from the coding sequence ATGGAACTATTAAAAGATTATCAAAGTTACTTTTTTAGAAACTCTTTTGTTGAGAGAGTAAGAAAAGAAGATAATGACTTTATATCAGAAATTATGAAAAGATGTGAATACTTATTAAATGACGAGATAGTATTTACTGATTCAATGGATATGGAAAGTTCTTTTATTCCATATAAAATAAATGACTATAAATGGAAGGACACTCCTAATGGGGATGAGGAGTGGTGCTTCATGCTTAGTCGTAATGGATTTACTTTAGATTTAGCTCTTGCTTATCTGTTAACAGATAAGCAAGAGTACTTGCTAAAGTGGAAAGATTTAGTTTTTTCATTTATCAGAGAAGAGGGAGAACCTAACTCTGAAAATAAAAGATGTTGGAGAACCTTAGATACAGGTTTAAGACTTGGCTTCTGGGTACGTAGTCTAGTATATATTAGAAAAGAAAATTTTACTGAACAAGAATGGAAAGAACTTTTAACTTCAATGGAAGTTCATAGAGAATACTTGAAGTCTAATTTTAAAGATAAACTTTTATTAAGCAACTGGGGAGTGCTTGCTTTAAGTGGTTTGATTTTAAGTGTTTTATTTGAAAAAGAGAGTGTAAAAAACTATAGAGACATCTGGGACAAATTAGAAACTACAATTGAATTACAATTTACTGAAGATGGAATACAATGGGAACAGAGTCCATTGTATCATCATGAGGTTATATTAAATTATGCTCACATTTTACAGATTAGTGAAACCTTATCTATAGAATTACCAATCAATCTAAGAGAAATTTTAAAGAGATTTGTAAAATCAGCTTACTATATGTGTGATCAAAAAGATTATCTACTAGCTTTAAATGATAGTGATTATGTTGATTTTTCATATGTATATGATTTCTATAGAGGAATGCAACTATTAAATGATAAGGATTCTAACTATTTGAAAAATTTAAAATCTAAGGTTTTATTAGGTGACTATTATCTTAGTAAGATGGATGAACCTGTAAAAGAGAAATACGAAGATAGTTACTATGATAATATGGCTGGATTAGCAGTGGTAAAAGATGAAGATTACTATTTAACTTGTTTTAATGGGTTACATGGTAGTTCACATGGACAGAGTTCACAAGGTGCAATCACTTTAAATTACAGAGGAACTCCTATACTAATTGATGGTGGAAGATACTCATATACTGAGTGTAGAGAGAGAATAGAATTAAATAGTGATTTCTCACATAATACAGCAACCTTAGAAAAACTAAAGGGAACAGTTATTAAAAATTCATGGGAGTATGAAAGATTAATTGAACCTTTAGGAATGTCTGTAAAAAATAGAGATGAATTATCTTTTGTTGAGATGGTTTGGTTAGCAAAAAATAATGAAAATATGGGAGTTTTTAGAAGAGATGTATTCTTATTCAAAGATATAAAAACTCTAGTGGTTATTGATGATGTAAAGGTAGATAAAGAGGATAGATTAGAAGCATATTTTCACTTGAATGATAAAGTTCAGTTTTCATTGGAGAAAGGAACTTTAAAAACAGATGATATATTTGTCTATTCAGATGGAGATATCTCAACTTTTACTCATTATCACTCACCAAGATATAATCAATTAAAAGAGCATACTGCAATAAAAATTAGTAATAATAATTTTGTAGCAACTGTAATCAGTTTGGAAAAAGATATTGAGATTGAAAATATTCCAGTTCATCAAAATAATCGTGATGAGGAATTTGAAAGTTGTAAAGGTATAAAACTAAGTTTGGGTGGAAAGATAAAAGAGATCTATGTTAACAGTTCTGAAATAGTAAAACATGACAAGTTGTTAATAGGGGATAACAACCATATGTTTTATGGTAGTGTTGTAGTATTTGAGAATGGTAACAGAATTAGGATAAAATAA
- a CDS encoding PTS system mannose/fructose/sorbose family transporter subunit IID, protein MESKNMLTKKDYIIATIRAHLLQSAFNYTEYQGVGYLNIILPGLKKIYKNDQEKLKEVAIANLEFYNTNPQTIPFITSLQLAMYQDGQSAANVRSIKMALMGPLSGIGDSISQFGLAPLFSTIFAGLALSGLGFAPLGYLFAMISVTLMIKLFLGFLGYKLGTKAIKSLSDKIGEVSEAANIVGVTVISALAAKFVKAKLAVQYVTEMTINGQTTQKIVSFQEVLDQILPSLLPIAITGLVLYLLKKKKWNTYRLLILLFTLGITLSALGILK, encoded by the coding sequence ATGGAATCTAAAAATATGTTGACTAAAAAAGATTATATAATAGCTACAATAAGAGCACACCTTTTACAAAGTGCTTTTAACTATACTGAGTATCAAGGTGTAGGATATTTAAATATTATATTACCTGGACTTAAAAAAATATATAAGAATGACCAAGAAAAATTAAAAGAAGTAGCAATAGCTAACCTTGAATTTTATAACACAAACCCACAAACAATACCTTTCATAACAAGTTTACAACTTGCTATGTACCAAGATGGTCAGTCAGCAGCAAACGTTAGAAGTATAAAAATGGCTCTAATGGGACCATTATCAGGAATTGGAGATTCAATATCTCAGTTTGGATTAGCACCACTATTTTCTACAATATTTGCAGGTCTTGCTCTTAGTGGACTTGGTTTTGCTCCATTAGGATACCTATTCGCAATGATATCTGTAACACTTATGATAAAATTATTCTTAGGATTCTTAGGATATAAATTAGGAACTAAAGCAATAAAAAGTTTAAGTGATAAAATTGGAGAGGTATCAGAAGCAGCTAATATAGTTGGAGTAACAGTTATATCAGCACTAGCAGCAAAATTTGTTAAGGCAAAATTAGCAGTACAATATGTTACTGAAATGACAATAAATGGTCAAACTACTCAAAAAATAGTAAGTTTCCAAGAAGTTTTAGATCAAATATTACCAAGCTTACTACCAATAGCAATAACAGGATTAGTATTATATCTACTTAAAAAGAAAAAATGGAATACTTATAGATTATTAATTCTATTATTTACTTTAGGTATCACTTTATCAGCTTTAGGAATCTTGAAGTAG
- a CDS encoding PTS sugar transporter subunit IIC: protein MEITLVQGILIGLVTAFCYSGMLLGIYTNRAIVMAFFVGIVLGDLQTALIFGAISELAFMGFGVGPGGTVPPNPVGPGIVGTIMAITLKDQGITPESALALSFPFAILFQFITTATYTLFAGSGKWAKNAIEKSQWGKFALIANSTFLGLAVIGFIIGVTASLSLPALKLFVDALPKWLIDGFSVAGGLIPAIGFAMILSVMLKKEVIPYAILGYVCIAYLNLPIMAVALVGAIFALIAYNGKANAPVAVTETRNVKPVTDNIDEEDFSDGI from the coding sequence ATGGAAATTACATTGGTACAAGGGATATTAATTGGATTAGTAACAGCCTTCTGTTATTCAGGAATGTTACTTGGAATATATACAAATAGAGCTATTGTAATGGCTTTCTTTGTAGGAATTGTTTTAGGAGATTTACAGACTGCACTTATATTTGGAGCTATATCTGAATTGGCATTTATGGGATTTGGAGTTGGACCTGGAGGAACTGTACCACCTAACCCAGTAGGACCTGGAATAGTTGGAACTATAATGGCTATAACACTTAAAGATCAAGGAATTACACCTGAATCAGCATTAGCATTATCTTTCCCATTTGCAATTCTTTTCCAATTTATTACAACAGCTACTTATACACTATTTGCTGGATCTGGAAAATGGGCAAAGAATGCTATAGAAAAGAGTCAATGGGGGAAATTTGCTTTAATAGCTAACTCTACTTTTTTAGGACTTGCAGTAATAGGATTTATAATTGGGGTAACAGCTTCTTTAAGCTTACCAGCATTAAAATTATTTGTTGATGCTTTACCAAAATGGTTAATAGATGGATTCTCAGTAGCAGGAGGATTAATACCAGCAATTGGATTTGCTATGATATTATCTGTAATGTTAAAGAAAGAAGTAATTCCTTATGCAATATTAGGTTATGTATGTATTGCTTACTTAAATCTTCCAATAATGGCAGTAGCTTTAGTAGGAGCAATATTTGCTTTAATAGCTTATAATGGAAAAGCTAATGCACCTGTAGCAGTAACTGAAACTAGAAATGTAAAACCAGTAACAGATAATATTGATGAGGAGGACTTTAGTGATGGAATCTAA
- a CDS encoding PTS sugar transporter subunit IIB, translating to MNKPNIKMVRIDERLIHGQGQLWIKNLGVNLVIVANDDAAENEIQQTLMSSIVPKEIGTRFWSVERTAKVIWKAAPHQTIFVIVASPEDARRLCDLGFPMEELNVGNIHSGEGKEKVSQFIYLGAEDKEALRTLEDKYNVKLNTKVSPVSTDGEQTVETLRQAIRK from the coding sequence ATGAACAAACCTAATATTAAAATGGTAAGAATTGACGAGAGATTAATTCACGGACAAGGACAATTATGGATCAAAAACCTAGGAGTAAACCTAGTAATCGTTGCAAATGATGATGCAGCAGAAAATGAAATTCAACAAACTTTAATGAGTTCAATTGTACCAAAAGAGATAGGAACAAGATTCTGGTCAGTTGAAAGAACTGCAAAAGTAATCTGGAAAGCAGCTCCACACCAAACTATATTTGTAATCGTAGCTAGTCCAGAAGATGCTAGAAGATTATGTGACTTAGGATTCCCAATGGAAGAGTTAAATGTTGGAAATATCCACTCTGGTGAAGGAAAAGAGAAAGTATCTCAATTCATATACTTAGGAGCAGAAGATAAAGAAGCTTTAAGAACTTTAGAGGACAAATACAATGTAAAATTAAACACTAAAGTTTCTCCAGTATCTACTGATGGAGAGCAAACAGTAGAAACTTTAAGACAAGCTATTCGTAAATAA
- a CDS encoding glycoside hydrolase family 88 protein, giving the protein MRKINHELLLGSERYINNGLISEEKLNDAINVCLRKVDKNIAKLGELFPTPATFNNAYKPMPNTEWTNGFWTGILWLCYELTNDVKYRNLAEKNVESFLDRIEKNIEVEHHDLGFLYSISCVSAYKLTGNEKAKKAAILAADKLISRYQEKGQFIQAWGELGAKDNYRLIVDCLLNIPLLYWATEVTNDTKYKEIAKKHYISTINNAIREDASAFHTFYFDPETGLPSHGKTRQGYSDDSSWARGQSWLVYGIALNHSYVENEDNIELFEAITNYFLNRLPKDFVSYWDLIFGDNSGQSKDSSATAIAVCGMNLMDKYLPETNKYKLIYKYAAHSMLGSLIDNYTDDLTDGIQALINEGVYSWHSGKGVNEGNIWGDYFYLEALVRFKKNWKMYW; this is encoded by the coding sequence ATGAGAAAAATAAACCATGAACTTTTATTAGGAAGTGAGCGTTATATCAATAACGGACTTATTTCAGAAGAGAAATTAAATGATGCAATCAATGTGTGTCTACGTAAGGTAGATAAAAACATAGCTAAGTTAGGAGAACTTTTCCCAACACCTGCAACTTTTAATAATGCTTATAAGCCAATGCCTAATACAGAATGGACTAATGGATTTTGGACAGGAATTTTATGGCTTTGTTATGAACTTACAAATGATGTAAAATATCGTAATTTAGCTGAAAAAAATGTTGAGTCTTTCTTAGATAGAATAGAGAAAAACATAGAAGTAGAACACCATGACTTAGGGTTCTTATACAGTATATCTTGTGTAAGTGCATACAAATTAACTGGAAACGAGAAAGCTAAAAAAGCAGCTATCTTAGCAGCAGATAAACTAATTAGCCGTTATCAAGAGAAAGGACAATTTATCCAAGCTTGGGGAGAATTAGGAGCAAAAGATAACTATCGTTTAATAGTTGACTGTCTATTAAATATCCCATTATTATACTGGGCTACTGAAGTAACTAATGATACTAAATATAAAGAGATTGCAAAGAAACACTATATATCTACAATCAATAATGCAATTCGTGAAGATGCATCAGCATTCCATACTTTTTACTTCGATCCAGAGACAGGACTTCCATCACATGGAAAAACAAGACAAGGTTATTCAGATGATTCAAGCTGGGCAAGAGGTCAATCTTGGTTAGTATATGGAATAGCATTAAACCACTCATATGTAGAAAATGAAGATAATATTGAGTTATTTGAAGCTATTACAAACTATTTCTTAAATAGATTACCAAAAGACTTCGTAAGTTACTGGGATTTAATATTTGGAGATAATTCTGGACAATCAAAAGATTCATCAGCTACAGCAATAGCAGTGTGTGGAATGAATTTGATGGATAAGTATTTACCAGAAACAAATAAGTATAAACTTATTTATAAGTATGCTGCACATTCAATGTTAGGAAGCTTAATTGATAACTATACTGATGACTTAACAGATGGAATACAAGCTCTTATAAATGAAGGTGTTTACTCTTGGCATTCAGGAAAAGGTGTCAATGAAGGAAACATTTGGGGAGATTATTTTTATTTAGAAGCTTTAGTTAGATTTAAAAAGAATTGGAAAATGTATTGGTAG
- a CDS encoding GntR family transcriptional regulator: MLPKYEIIKREIIKKIDEGIFKAGEKIYSESELKEKYSVSNTTVVKALNDLVNEGILIRRQGKGTYVRRHLLHKKVLFSELTPKDKVSQIVAEKTVTKISSPYTDKEISMKLGSRTGKEKIIHIRQIAYVNEVIWKVQDRYIFSNKLSADVIKRLNKGASLSKELNITEHTVNFPIKMKIRYVTLDRSSDIFKIMVEGNDELEKREDISLICLEKITYNSDEEPIVYMQSYIHPNYYEIEIASEY, translated from the coding sequence ATGCTACCTAAGTATGAGATCATAAAAAGAGAGATTATAAAAAAAATAGATGAGGGGATATTTAAGGCTGGAGAAAAGATTTACTCTGAGAGTGAATTAAAAGAAAAGTATTCAGTTAGTAATACTACAGTTGTAAAAGCTTTAAATGATTTAGTTAATGAGGGAATATTAATAAGAAGACAGGGTAAGGGAACGTATGTAAGAAGACATCTTTTACATAAAAAAGTACTATTTAGCGAACTTACTCCAAAAGATAAAGTATCACAGATAGTTGCTGAAAAGACAGTGACAAAAATTTCTTCTCCTTATACTGATAAAGAGATAAGTATGAAATTAGGAAGTAGAACAGGAAAAGAAAAAATTATTCATATTAGACAGATAGCTTATGTAAATGAAGTTATTTGGAAAGTTCAAGATAGATATATATTTAGCAATAAGTTATCTGCTGATGTAATAAAGAGATTAAATAAAGGTGCAAGTTTATCAAAAGAGTTAAATATAACTGAACACACTGTGAATTTTCCTATTAAGATGAAAATTAGATATGTAACTTTAGATAGAAGTTCAGATATTTTTAAAATAATGGTTGAAGGAAATGATGAGCTAGAAAAGAGAGAGGATATATCTCTTATTTGCCTGGAAAAAATAACTTATAACTCAGATGAAGAGCCTATAGTTTATATGCAAAGTTATATTCATCCTAACTATTATGAGATAGAGATAGCTTCAGAATACTAA